The Pantoea cypripedii genomic sequence CGACATTCATGAAGAAGAATTTCGTGTGGGTGACGTCATAGAATTTGGCATCCGACATCCTTGTACCTGCATTGACAAACACGACATTATTTATGGTCTGAATCAAAACGTCACGGTTACCGCCGCTTATAAGACATTTTTCGGATAACGGAGAATAAAATGGACAAGATCGTAAAGCGGCTCAATGAGCTAAGCATTACTTTGCCTAAAATCAGTCAGCCAGTTAATAGTTATGTTTCAACGAAAAAGTCCGGAAATATTATCTATGTGTCGGGGCAAGTTCCTCGCTGGAACGGTGATGACTTATACGTTGGAAAAGTTGGTGATGTTATTGATATCGATTCAGCCTATGAGGCCGCTAAAATTTGCGCAATGAATATTATTGCTCAATTAAATAGCGCTCTGGATGGAAATTTAAGTCGGGTGAAAAGCTGTGTCCGGTTACGGGGCTTTGTGAATTCAGTCAGTGAATTCAAACAACATCCCCAGGTTATCAATGGCGCTTCTGATTTTATTGTAGAAGTATTCGGTGATGACGGCCGGCATGCCAGAACGGCAATTGGTGTAGGCTCACTACCTCATAATTTTTCAGTTGAAGTAGATGCAGAATTTGAGCTTCATGAAGAATTTCCCGGGGCACACGGATAACGGAAGGCCGAGCAGATGCAATATACATTTGACT encodes the following:
- a CDS encoding RidA family protein, which encodes MDKIVKRLNELSITLPKISQPVNSYVSTKKSGNIIYVSGQVPRWNGDDLYVGKVGDVIDIDSAYEAAKICAMNIIAQLNSALDGNLSRVKSCVRLRGFVNSVSEFKQHPQVINGASDFIVEVFGDDGRHARTAIGVGSLPHNFSVEVDAEFELHEEFPGAHG